In Athalia rosae chromosome 6, iyAthRosa1.1, whole genome shotgun sequence, one DNA window encodes the following:
- the LOC105693560 gene encoding phenylalanine--tRNA ligase beta subunit, whose translation MPTIGVKRDLLFQALGKTYTDDEFQTLCFKFGLELDEVTTEKQMIAKEQGLDPSTGASEEVIYRIDIPANRYDLLCLEGLVNGILVFLEKNPLPRYTAISPKHRMEQIIVKENTQRIRRYVVGAILRDVTLTKDSYNSLIDLQDKLHQNICRKRSLVAIGTHNLDTLKGPFIYDAQPPKDISFKPLNQEKDYTGEQIMDLYTNHAQLKQYLPIIKDSPVYPIIYDSNGIVLSLPPIINGDHSKITLDTKNIFIECTATDLTKANVVLDTLVCMFSQYCKTKYTAEKVEVIYPDKSKFQYPSLNYRREKISSISATRYIGIEETPKNVAQLLSKMCLRTEVENEDLIVEIPPTRHDVIHACDIYEDVAIAYGYNNIEKTLPKGLTIAEQFPLNKLSDQLREEIAHAGFTEALTFSLCSREDISDKLGHAIKDVPAVHISNPKTLEFQVARTTLLPGLLKTLAANKKMPLPQKLFEVSDVVLRDSTAEVGARNERRICAINCNKNAGFEIIHGLLDRIMLLLEVPWSSTKDSNGYYLRAADDPTYFPQRCAEIVAFDEVIGKMGVLHPRVISNFDISLPCSALEINIEPML comes from the exons ATGCCAACCATTGGTGTGAAACGAGACTTACTTTTCCAAGCACTTGGAAAAACGTACA CTGATGATGAGTTCCAAACACTTTGCTTCAAGTTTGGTTTAGAGTTGGATGAAGTG ACTACTGAGAAGCAGATGATAGCAAAAGAGCAAGGTTTGGATCCAAGCACTGGGGCTTCAGAAGAAGTTATCTATAGAATCGATATTCCAGCAAATCGATATGACTTACTCTGCCTTGAAGGTCTAGTCAATGGAATTCTGGTGTTTTTAGAGAA GAATCCATTACCTCGTTATACAGCAATTTCACCAAAACATAGGATGGAACAGATTATAGTCAAAGAAAAT acTCAGAGAATTCGTCGTTACGTTGTGGGAGCAATTCTTCGTGACGTAACATTAACTAAGGATTCTTATAACAGCCTAATTGATTTGCAAGATAAACTTCATCAAAATATATGTCGCAAACGTAGTCTTGTTGCTATTGGGACGCACAACTTAGATACTTTGAAAGGTCCCTTCATTTATGATGCACAACCCCCAAAGGATATTTCTTTCAAGCCCTTAAATCAAGAAAAGGATTATACTGGAGAGCAAATCATGGATTTATACACT AATCATGCACAGTTGAAACAATATTTGCCAATTATAAAGGACAGCCCAGTGTATCCAATTATTTATGATAGCAATGGTATTGTACTGTCACTGCCACCCATCATAAACGGAGATCACTCTAAGATTACTCTAGATacgaaaaacatttttatagAATGTACAGCTACTGATCTTACCAAG GCAAACGTGGTTCTGGACACGCTGGTATGCATGTTCAGTCAATACTGCAAGACTAAGTATACAGCAGAAAAGGTAGAAGTTATATACCCCGATAAAAGCAAATTCCAATATCCTAGTCTAAATtatcgaagagagaaaataagctCGATCAGTGCTACTCGCTACATTGGAATCGA AGAAACTCCTAAAAATGTTGCGCAGTTGCTTTCTAAAATGTGTTTGAGAACAGAGGTAGAAAATGAGGATCTGATAGTCGAGATACCACCGACAAGGCATGACGTTATACATGCATGCGATATCTACGAGGATGTGGCCATTGCCTATGGCTACAATAACATAGAAAAAACGTTGCCTAAAGGATTGACTATTGCGGAACAG ttccCACTCAATAAATTATCAGACCAATTGAGAGAGGAAATTGCTCATGCTGGTTTCACAGAGGCGTTGACGTTTTCTCTG TGCTCCCGAGAAGATATATCTGACAAATTAGGACATGCCATCAAAGATGTTCCTGCAGTGCACATATCCAATCCAAAAACATTAGAATTTCAA GTAGCGCGTACAACATTGCTGCCAGGCCTTTTGAAGACATTAGCGGCTAACAAAAAAATGCCATTACCACAAAAGTTGTTCGAAGTATCTGATGTAGTATTGCGTGATTCAACTGCCGAAGTCGGAGCACGTAATGAAAGACGAATTTGTGCAATTAATTGCAACAAAAACGCTGGTTTTGAGATCATTCATGGACTGTTGGATAGAATAATGCTACTGCTTGAAGTTCCTTGGAGTTCAACTAAGGACTCCAATGGATATTATCTACGTGCAGCTGATG atccaacATACTTTCCTCAACGTTGTGCTGAAATTGTTGCGTTTGACGAGGTAATTGGTAAAATGGGAGTCCTTCATCCTCGTGTGATTTCCAATTTTGATATAAGCCTCCCTTGTTCAGCATTAGAGATCAACATAGAACCGATGTTATAA
- the LOC105693561 gene encoding BRISC and BRCA1-A complex member 2-like isoform X1, with translation MNEMYDLLRGRYRLQDIKMLNQNQAVWNSVDDFIEPLLKCVLQTPRVGVSCGKVEASNVTSSCGKEKGDRFHLSIPYAGKRLVWSVFFNSLCPELGPDFLFNDDTFLDDPDLDTIIRHVPSLAHWDVTSDDALLMVIIELLMYYKQHQIELLGKQGERLQFEYSTLVSATEICAEDLEVVLLPSGLRPIEARFLIRMAMDFSKLPERSTHQDDEAMLLVTFNGPDWNRITPELYLSKSLEEAFGGQAALHIPPFISTKCLMDYVPEVKRVINEKIILLATCFEKRKSFIAALLLLKRGSIIEYDAVESSQATLLFEYRDFYCMVHFKLPPAFPKEAPLIVLQSIYHMTSMGTLFCQTVEDLPFSHRWTPFEMVTKALNHIVEKEVQKFQTNSVKSSHF, from the exons ATGAACGAAATGTATGATTTACTGAGGGGAAGATATCgcct ACAGGACATCAAAATGTTGAATCAAAATCAAGCAGTTTGGAATTCGGTTGATGATTTCATCGAACCCTTGTTAAAATGCGTCTTACAAACTCCAAGAGTCG GTGTATCTTGTGGCAAGGTTGAAGCAAGCAATGTTACGTCGAGTtgtgggaaagaaaaaggagatagATTTCACTTGTCAATCCCTTATGCAGGAAAAAGGCTCGTTTGGAGTGTCTTCTTTAATTCTCTATGCCCAGAACTTGGTCCAGATTTTCTCTTTAACGACGACACCTTTCTTGATGATCCAGACCTCGATACAATAATCAGACACGTTCCTAGCCTGGCTCATTGGGATGTGACCAGCGATGATGCCCTGCTTATGGTTATCATAGAACTTCTCATGTACTACAAGCAACATCAG ATTGAACTTCTAGGAAAGCAGGGAGAGCGATTACAATTTGAGTATAGTACTCTGGTCAGTGCTACTGAAATATGCGCTGAAGATCTGGAAGTGGTGTTGTTGCCTTCAGGTCTTAGACCTATTGAAGCACGCTTTTTAATTCGTATGGCAAtggatttttccaaattaccTGAACGGAGCACTCATCAAGATGATGAAGCTATGTTACTTGTGACCTTTAATGGTCCAGATTGGAATCGTATTACACCAGAACTTTATCTCTCAAAGAGTTTGGAAGAGGCATTTGGAGGTCAAGCGGCTCTCCATATACCACCGTTCATATCAACCAAATGTTTAATGGACTATGTACCAGAGGTTAAAAGAGTCATAAATGAGAAA ATAATCCTGCTAGCAACTTGTTTTGAAAAGCGTAAGAGTTTTATAGCTGCGTTACTTTTATTAAAACGTGGCAGCATCATAGAATATGATGCAGTTGAATCTAGCCAGGCGACTCTATTGTTTGAGTATAGAGATTTCTATTGCATGGTGCACTTCAAACTCCCTCCAGCATTTCCAAAAGAGGCACCACTAATTGTTCTGCAGTCCATCTATCACATGACTTCGATGGGAACGTTGTTCTGTCAAACTGTTGAAGATCTTCCTTTTAGTCATCGCTGGACGCCTTTTGAAATGGTCACCAAAGCACTGAATCACATTGTTGAAAAAGAAGTTCAAAAGTTTCAGACGAATTCTGTCAAGAGTAGTCATTTCTGA
- the LOC105693561 gene encoding BRISC and BRCA1-A complex member 2-like isoform X2 → MNEIQDIKMLNQNQAVWNSVDDFIEPLLKCVLQTPRVGVSCGKVEASNVTSSCGKEKGDRFHLSIPYAGKRLVWSVFFNSLCPELGPDFLFNDDTFLDDPDLDTIIRHVPSLAHWDVTSDDALLMVIIELLMYYKQHQIELLGKQGERLQFEYSTLVSATEICAEDLEVVLLPSGLRPIEARFLIRMAMDFSKLPERSTHQDDEAMLLVTFNGPDWNRITPELYLSKSLEEAFGGQAALHIPPFISTKCLMDYVPEVKRVINEKIILLATCFEKRKSFIAALLLLKRGSIIEYDAVESSQATLLFEYRDFYCMVHFKLPPAFPKEAPLIVLQSIYHMTSMGTLFCQTVEDLPFSHRWTPFEMVTKALNHIVEKEVQKFQTNSVKSSHF, encoded by the exons ATGAACGAAAT ACAGGACATCAAAATGTTGAATCAAAATCAAGCAGTTTGGAATTCGGTTGATGATTTCATCGAACCCTTGTTAAAATGCGTCTTACAAACTCCAAGAGTCG GTGTATCTTGTGGCAAGGTTGAAGCAAGCAATGTTACGTCGAGTtgtgggaaagaaaaaggagatagATTTCACTTGTCAATCCCTTATGCAGGAAAAAGGCTCGTTTGGAGTGTCTTCTTTAATTCTCTATGCCCAGAACTTGGTCCAGATTTTCTCTTTAACGACGACACCTTTCTTGATGATCCAGACCTCGATACAATAATCAGACACGTTCCTAGCCTGGCTCATTGGGATGTGACCAGCGATGATGCCCTGCTTATGGTTATCATAGAACTTCTCATGTACTACAAGCAACATCAG ATTGAACTTCTAGGAAAGCAGGGAGAGCGATTACAATTTGAGTATAGTACTCTGGTCAGTGCTACTGAAATATGCGCTGAAGATCTGGAAGTGGTGTTGTTGCCTTCAGGTCTTAGACCTATTGAAGCACGCTTTTTAATTCGTATGGCAAtggatttttccaaattaccTGAACGGAGCACTCATCAAGATGATGAAGCTATGTTACTTGTGACCTTTAATGGTCCAGATTGGAATCGTATTACACCAGAACTTTATCTCTCAAAGAGTTTGGAAGAGGCATTTGGAGGTCAAGCGGCTCTCCATATACCACCGTTCATATCAACCAAATGTTTAATGGACTATGTACCAGAGGTTAAAAGAGTCATAAATGAGAAA ATAATCCTGCTAGCAACTTGTTTTGAAAAGCGTAAGAGTTTTATAGCTGCGTTACTTTTATTAAAACGTGGCAGCATCATAGAATATGATGCAGTTGAATCTAGCCAGGCGACTCTATTGTTTGAGTATAGAGATTTCTATTGCATGGTGCACTTCAAACTCCCTCCAGCATTTCCAAAAGAGGCACCACTAATTGTTCTGCAGTCCATCTATCACATGACTTCGATGGGAACGTTGTTCTGTCAAACTGTTGAAGATCTTCCTTTTAGTCATCGCTGGACGCCTTTTGAAATGGTCACCAAAGCACTGAATCACATTGTTGAAAAAGAAGTTCAAAAGTTTCAGACGAATTCTGTCAAGAGTAGTCATTTCTGA
- the LOC105693561 gene encoding BRISC and BRCA1-A complex member 2-like isoform X3, whose translation MLNQNQAVWNSVDDFIEPLLKCVLQTPRVGVSCGKVEASNVTSSCGKEKGDRFHLSIPYAGKRLVWSVFFNSLCPELGPDFLFNDDTFLDDPDLDTIIRHVPSLAHWDVTSDDALLMVIIELLMYYKQHQIELLGKQGERLQFEYSTLVSATEICAEDLEVVLLPSGLRPIEARFLIRMAMDFSKLPERSTHQDDEAMLLVTFNGPDWNRITPELYLSKSLEEAFGGQAALHIPPFISTKCLMDYVPEVKRVINEKIILLATCFEKRKSFIAALLLLKRGSIIEYDAVESSQATLLFEYRDFYCMVHFKLPPAFPKEAPLIVLQSIYHMTSMGTLFCQTVEDLPFSHRWTPFEMVTKALNHIVEKEVQKFQTNSVKSSHF comes from the exons ATGTTGAATCAAAATCAAGCAGTTTGGAATTCGGTTGATGATTTCATCGAACCCTTGTTAAAATGCGTCTTACAAACTCCAAGAGTCG GTGTATCTTGTGGCAAGGTTGAAGCAAGCAATGTTACGTCGAGTtgtgggaaagaaaaaggagatagATTTCACTTGTCAATCCCTTATGCAGGAAAAAGGCTCGTTTGGAGTGTCTTCTTTAATTCTCTATGCCCAGAACTTGGTCCAGATTTTCTCTTTAACGACGACACCTTTCTTGATGATCCAGACCTCGATACAATAATCAGACACGTTCCTAGCCTGGCTCATTGGGATGTGACCAGCGATGATGCCCTGCTTATGGTTATCATAGAACTTCTCATGTACTACAAGCAACATCAG ATTGAACTTCTAGGAAAGCAGGGAGAGCGATTACAATTTGAGTATAGTACTCTGGTCAGTGCTACTGAAATATGCGCTGAAGATCTGGAAGTGGTGTTGTTGCCTTCAGGTCTTAGACCTATTGAAGCACGCTTTTTAATTCGTATGGCAAtggatttttccaaattaccTGAACGGAGCACTCATCAAGATGATGAAGCTATGTTACTTGTGACCTTTAATGGTCCAGATTGGAATCGTATTACACCAGAACTTTATCTCTCAAAGAGTTTGGAAGAGGCATTTGGAGGTCAAGCGGCTCTCCATATACCACCGTTCATATCAACCAAATGTTTAATGGACTATGTACCAGAGGTTAAAAGAGTCATAAATGAGAAA ATAATCCTGCTAGCAACTTGTTTTGAAAAGCGTAAGAGTTTTATAGCTGCGTTACTTTTATTAAAACGTGGCAGCATCATAGAATATGATGCAGTTGAATCTAGCCAGGCGACTCTATTGTTTGAGTATAGAGATTTCTATTGCATGGTGCACTTCAAACTCCCTCCAGCATTTCCAAAAGAGGCACCACTAATTGTTCTGCAGTCCATCTATCACATGACTTCGATGGGAACGTTGTTCTGTCAAACTGTTGAAGATCTTCCTTTTAGTCATCGCTGGACGCCTTTTGAAATGGTCACCAAAGCACTGAATCACATTGTTGAAAAAGAAGTTCAAAAGTTTCAGACGAATTCTGTCAAGAGTAGTCATTTCTGA
- the LOC105693559 gene encoding protein wings apart-like, protein MTSRSYTKSYSRKVSSVTPASIQFDKLFKEHSNRPSAAKSAGTVGKWGITSFTSIRSTNINGRREDIHSTFSAAKKMKMDYGNQNTRVNSGKDPFSFEADPESKPENEQPVVKPKKFFKSRNVQPILDDIRPDAAVYRQVPDSQYGRARTPKQSTPKSPISKTSSYSPVKKLSESSESGIGEPLSREECKPPIVLRICKGTARLVCGDVQETPALEPDTYRISTPTPSPVHVEEDLDDSSMDVSPKLDLKYREPKASHQPIVTTVSIPLDNSEMRRTTRSRAKNLQLDLTSASSVVPTPTPTTPNSHSSGLSLTLRKSVTDSNNTLISHYDIVKTDCNPNYPIKSTIEPLIGHDQPLPTTTQELIDILSSDADPLLSRPEAMSTTSEQEESSENISDEVQHCSIDLPTHEHVSEPELEPDLQTPVIESEPQAAKAMVDQDWFSGSDDSEGAGGNIENEPVSVASPVSEPQPAAPVASIATKPATKKGSIFKSRSAGAASGNKRLALYKHKWCDNDKESSTTDTVNAGTTPNEASSAHGSSAPVAFEEEEFEPSKLTRVVSYPETDLDFTDETEAITSIRCGKKVKGFYTVVKNVKKAHQIQESGEFQEFNDDVEYILDTLRENNPNATRCLSAIRLASKCMAPAFRMHVRAHGTVAKFFKALHDATKDQSLGLCTATVMFVLSQDRLAMDLDRDCLELMLSLLESDASHKDALDDCGLSRAELLKNKEKVRQLCADIQAQGHAKHLNLDNITVGQLAMETLLSLTSRRAGEWFKEELRELGGLEHIVKTIKDCHRHISSSNIKLTGWSDPLLDKLRKVDRCLRVLENVTHMNEENQVYLLKYDDGILVRTLANLYHFCALQIPMYPSMDPGDKSSTGAVVRECLFAIIKVLINLTHRFNKQSFGSKVVGSQSGVVNCSLYLLLRVPESLPEEKRFDMMMLALIFLINLVEQCDDNKQLLIEAQAPPCLDELYDVVESGVEALIKLFYKQEELARAEEQKTDAILDGKKDSEQTETVSTTTKSQEEFIEETVTKLLQKAGRHMEHTLIGAYVVLLLGYLVMDNKDYEMLVRGRLPDCNFATMVTVLQKFFNFMNLTASNEVSSCGIAATEKVIKFLKMSDARVEEEKNELPLPALEDSSILLDLTPS, encoded by the exons atGACGTCGCGTAGCTACACTAAATCTTATAGTCGCAAGGTGAGCAGCGTCACACCAGCCAGCATACAATTTgacaaattattcaaagagCACAGCAATCGACCTTCCGCTGCTAAATCTGCTGGCACTGTTGGAAAATGGGGTATTACTTCATTCACATCGATACGGAGCACAAACATCAATG GGCGAAGAGAAGACATTCACAGTACCTTCTCagcagcaaaaaaaatgaaaatggactATGGTAATCAGAACACGCGGGTAAATTCTGGTAAAGatccattttcatttgaaGCTGATCCTGAGAGTAAGCCTGAAAATGAACAGCCGGTTGTAAAgccaaaaaaattcttcaaaagcCGTAATGTTCAGCCAATATTGGATGATATCAGGCCAGACGCAGCGGTGTATCGTCAAGTACCTGATTCACAATATGGGCGTGCCCGGACACCCAAACAATCCACACCTAAGTCACCTATATCCAAGACGTCATCTTATTCACCAGTTAAAAAACTAAGTGAAAGTTCTGAAAGTGGAATCGGTGAACCACTGAGCAGGGAAGAATGCAAGCCTCCCATTGTCCTTCGAATATGCAAAGGGACAGCAAGATTAGTATGTGGAGATGTACAGGAAACACCAGCTCTAGAACCTGACACATACAGGATTTCAACACCAACTCCCAGCCCTGTGCATGTAGAGGAGGATCTGGATGATTCGAGCATGGATGTTTCCCCAAAACTAGATCTCAAATATAGGGAACCTAAGGCATCGCATCAACCAATAGTTACTACCGTCTCCATACCTTTAGACAATTCTGAAATGCGTAGAACTACACGTAGCCGTGCCAAGAATCTACAACTCGATTTGACCAGTGCATCATCTGTTGTACCAACCCCAACCCCCACAACTCCGAACTCTCACAGCTCAGGGCTCTCATTAACCCTTCGAAAATCTGTAACAGATTCCAACAACACTCTCATATCGCACTACGATATTGTTAAGACTGATTGTAATCCAAACTATCCCATTAAGTCAACAATCGAACCCTTGATTGGGCACGACCAACCATTACCAACCACGACTCAAGAACTGATTGATATACTCTCGAGTGATGCAGATCCGCTACTCTCGAGACCAGAAGCCATGTCAACAACTTCTGAACAGGAGGAAAGTTCAGAGAACATTTCAGATGAAGTACAACACTGTTCCATCGATCTACCAACACATGAACACGTTTCTGAGCCAGAATTGGAACCCGATCTGCAAACTCCAGTTATTGAGAGCGAACCTCAGGCTGCTAAAGCTATGGTAGATCAGGACTGGTTTTCAGGAAGCGATGACAGTGAGGGTGCAGGTGGCAACATTGAAAATGAGCCAGTAAGCGTGGCTAGCCCTGTTTCAGAACCACAGCCTGCAGCTCCTGTGGCCAGTATTGCTACAAAACCTGCCACCAAGAAGGGTAGCATCTTCAAAAGTCGTTCAGCTGGAGCTGCAAGTGGGAACAAAAGACTGGCACTGTACAAACATAAGTGGTGCGATAATGACAAAGAATCTTCTACCACAGACACAGTTAATGCAGGAACTACGCCTAATGAAGCATCTAGTGCCCATGGAAGTTCAGCTCCTGTAGCTTTTGAGGAAGAGGAATTCGAACCTTCTAAATTAACCAGAGTTGTGTCTTATCCAGAAACTGATCTGGATTTCACGGATGAAACTGAAGCAATTACTAGTATTCGATGTGGCAAAAAAGTCAAAGGA TTCTATACAGTTGTGAAGAATGTAAAGAAAGCTCACCAAATCCAAGAAAGTGGCGAGTTCCAGGAGTTCAATGATGATGTTGAATACATCTTGGATACATTAAGGGAAAATAATCCTAATGCTACTCGCTGTCTATCAGCAATACGTTTAGCTAGCAAATGTATGGCCCCTGCATTCAGAATGCACGTGAGAGCACATGGAACCGTTGCAAAGTTCTTCAAAGCCCTTCACGATGCCACAAAAGATCAG AGCCTTGGCCTCTGCACAGCAACAGTAATGTTCGTACTAAGCCAAGACAGGTTAGCTATGGATCTAGATCGTGATTGTCTAGAATTGATGTTGAGCCTACTAGAATCTGATGCCAGCCATAAAGATGCACTCGATGACTGTGGATTGAGCCGTGCTGAGCTtctaaaaaacaaagaaaaagtacGTCAACTTTGTGCCGATATTCAAGCACAGGGGCACGCGAAGCATCTAAATTTGGATAACATTACC GTTGGGCAACTAGCCATGGAAACGTTACTTAGTTTAACATCAAGACGTGCTGGCGAATGGTTTAAAGAGGAGCTTCGAGAATTAGGAGGATTGGAACATATTGTCAAAACCATCAAAGATTGCCACCGACATATTAGTAGTAGCAATATCAAGCTGACAGGCTGGTCTGATCCTCTGTTGGACAAACTTCGTAAGGTTGATAGGTGTTTACGAGTATTAGAAAAT GTAACACATATGAACGAAGAGAACCAAGTATATTTATTGAAGTATGATGATGGTATTTTAGTCCGTACATTAGCCAATTTGTATCACTTTTGTGCTCTCCAAATTCCGATGTATCCCAGTATGGATCCTGGAGACAAAAGCTCTACTGGAGCTGTTGTTAGGGAGTGCTTATTTGCTATTATTAAAGTTTTGATCAATCTCACGCACCGTTTCAACAAACAAT cATTCGGAAGCAAAGTAGTTGGTTCGCAATCTGGTGTCGTAAACTGTAGTTTGTACCTGTTACTTCGTGTGCCAGAATCTCTACCAGAAGAGAAACGTTTCGACATGATGATGCTAGCGCTGATTTTCCTCATTAATTTAGTCGAGCAATGCGACGACAACAAACAATTACTCATCGAAGCTCAGGCGCCACCATGTTTGGATGAACTTTACGATG TTGTAGAAAGCGGAGTAGAAGCACTTATTAAGCTTTTTTATAAGCAAGAAGAGCTTGCTAGAGCCGAAGAGCAGAAAACTGATGCCattctcgatgggaaaaaagatTCCGAACAAACAGAAACAGTCTCAACCACTACCAAATCGCAGgaagaattcatcgaagaaACGGTTACAAAAT tgTTACAAAAAGCAGGACGGCACATGGAACATACGCTGATTGGCGCTTATGTCGTACTCTTGCTGGGCTACTTAGTTATGGATAACAAG GATTACGAAATGTTAGTACGTGGCAGACTTCCGGATTGCAATTTCGCAACCATGGTTACCgtacttcagaaatttttcaatttcatgaaTTTGACCGCATCG AACGAAGTCAGTAGTTGTGGTATAGCTGCTACTGAGAAGGTGATCAAGTTCCTAAAAATGTCTGATGCCAGAgtggaagaagagaagaacgaATTACCGTTACCAGCATTGGAAGATTCAAGCATTCTGCTAGACTTGACACCTTCCTGA
- the LOC105693540 gene encoding uncharacterized protein LOC105693540 — MSKKQLNDPVFEGCLYSSCLNERLFCFPMQEEDRLLTWIEHRDHTYCKGITNEDVSENSNDNLPHAMICYSTANEKIDVANTTNNSYQNSQPCTIICYGETDREDVVENSVDNLNQSSQPCIIRCYERTNKENNKEHATNKLNNSTQSCAINCYGSTDINKSTEYTTENLNESTQPHTIGCYRENHKKKDVVETTVDHLQRGSPPQALRCYGKAKRIEVTHKSIDLKQNRPLWRSNPTFIRTYSRKLSFKDPDDPMEWTMIEPGFSKDNIEELRATEALKKSVAAVESAVADALVEEHENKEIRELRAINMDLTRQNRRLRIENFKLQLKLATVSQTVSTR; from the exons ATGAGCAAAAAGCAACTCAATGACCCAGTCTTTGAAGGATGTTTATACAGTAGCTGCCTTAATGAAAGACTGTTTTGTTTCCCTATGCAAGAAGAGGATCGCTTACTCACTTGGATTGAACATAGAG ATCACACCTATTGCAAAGGAATAACGAATGAAGATGTATCAGAGAATAGCAACGATAATTTACCTCATGCAATGATATGCTACAGCACGgccaatgaaaaaatagatgtAGCGAATACTACCAATAATTCATACCAGAATTCCCAGCCTTGTACAATCATATGCTATGGGGAAACTGACAGAGAAGATGTTGTGGAGAACAGCGTGGATAATTTGAATCAGAGTTCACAACCTTGTATAATACGTTGCTACGAAAGAACCaacaaagaaaacaacaaGGAGCATGCTaccaataaattaaataatagtacACAATCTTGTGCCATTAACTGTTATGGAAGTACCGACATTAACAAGAGTACAGAATATACTACTGAGAATTTGAATGAAAGCACACAACCACATACAATTGGGTGCTACAGggaaaatcacaaaaaaaaagatgtagtAGAAACTACTGTTGATCACTTGCAACGGGGATCACCGCCTCAAGCACTCAGATGTTATGGAAAAGCTAAAAGAATTGAAGTCACCCACAAATCAATAGATTTGAAGCAAAACAGACCACTTTGGAGATCAAATCCGACCTTTATTCGAACCTATAGCAGGAAACTATCTTTTAAAGATCCTGATGATCCCATGGAATGGACTATGATCGAACCAGGCTTTTCCAAAGATAACATTGAAGAGCTCAGGGCAACTGAAGCATTAAAGAAAAGCGTTGCAGCTGTGGAATCTGCCGTGGCAGATGCATTGGTCGAGGAACATGAGAACAAAGAAATTAGAGAGTTACGGGCAATAAATATGGATTTAACACGTCAGAACCGCCGACTTCgcatagaaaatttcaaattacaatTGAAACTTGCAACAGTATCGCAAACTGTAAGTACCAGATGA
- the LOC105693543 gene encoding viral IAP-associated factor homolog: MQDPNEDTEWNDALRRQGIIPEKKKEKEITEDQIVDLLENTIDKKLGRVGNNIDSLTLDELDELEDEEDEKVLLEYRRKRIAEITELAGKSKFGDVREISAQDYVQEVNNAGEDIWVVLHLYKQGIPLCSLLNQHLASLARKFPATKFLKSISTTCIPNWPDKNLPTIFVYNNGNMVKQFIGPIELRGMKVTESEVEWMLGQVKAVPTKICEDPRPKVRDVLFSTLKNQTDDLAEDNDW; encoded by the exons ATG CAAGATCCAAACGAAGATACAGAGTGGAATGATGCTTTAAGAAGGCAGGGAATAAttccggaaaaaaagaaggagaaggaaattACCGAGGATCAAATCGTTGATCTTTTGGAAAACACAATTGACAAAAAACTTGGCAGAG TTGGAAACAACATAGACAGTCTCACACTTGATGAACTAGATGAACTTGAAGATGAGGAAGATGAGAAAGTGCTCTTGGAATACCGGCGGAAAAGGATAGCTGAAATTACAGAACTTGCTGGAAAGTCAAAGTTTGGTGACGTCAGAGAAATATCGGCTCAAGATTATGTGCAAGAAGTAAATAATGCTGGGGAAGATATTTGGGTCGTCTTACATCTTTATAAGCAGGG tattCCTCTGTGCTCTCTTTTAAATCAGCACCTGGCATCACTCGCAAGAAAGTTTCCAGCAACCAAGTTTCTAAAGAGTATTTCTACCACATGTATTCCTAATTGGCCTGACAAAAATTTGCCCACAATTTTCGTTTACAATAACGGAAATATGGTTAAGCAATTTATCGGACCAATTGAACTACGCGGGATGAAAGTCACTGAGTCAG AGGTAGAATGGATGCTTGGCCAAGTAAAAGCGGTACCTACAAAGATATGCGAAGATCCAAGACCAAAGGTACGTGACGTCCTGTTTTCAACTTTGAAGAATCAAACTGACGATCTTGCGGAAGACAATGATTGGTGA